The genomic region ATGTCATATTGATTCAGCAATTCATGAAGGCCTTGCAGATAGCCTTTGGGAGGTACGAGAATTCCATTGGTGCCGGTTACTGTCTCCACAATCATAGCAGCTATGTTATTGGGTCCTTCGTACTGGATAACCTCATCCAAATATATGAGGTTATCCTTGGTGATTTCTTCTTCAGAGTTGCCAAAGGAATAATTATATGGCTGAGGATCTAACACATGGACAATTCCGGGAGTTCCGGGTTCATTGGGTATTCTACGTGGATCCCCGGTTAGCTGCATGCAAAGATGGCTGCCGCCATGATAACTTCTGTAGCGAGACAGAATTTTTTGGCGCCCGGTATAAAGGCGCGCAGCTCGAATAGCATTTTCATTTGCTTCCGCTCCGCCAACTGTGAAAAAGAATGTGTTAATATTGCCAGGTACAATTTGAGCCAGTTTCTTCCCTAACTTAGCTCTGGATTCTGTTGCAGTTAATGGATAGACATAAATGAGATCATCCAGAGCATTTTTCATCGCCTTGATGACTTTGGGATGGGCATGGCCGATATTTACACACATCAGCTGGCTGTTAAAATCGATGAAGCGCTTTCCTTCCGGCGTCCAGAAATAAACACCCTGGGCTTTAGCCACAGGTATTGGATTTACCGACTCAATGGATGACCATTCATAAATTGTATGCTTTTGACAAAGCTCGATCATTTCCTGAGAATTCATGCGATCCTCTTTTCTGTGGTTGTATTTGATTGTATGAATTCATTATAAAATGAATAAATCCAATTAAAGCAAGTGAAAAAAGCATATTTCGTTTTGATTGATCCAATCAGTAGGGTTTTGTCTTGCTTCTAAAGTATGATCTCTTAATATTCATAAATCACTAAATAAAATATTAAAGAAATAGAGGTAGAGTTATGGCTAAACTAGGTGTTTTAATCTTTGGCTTGTTATTTTTTCCAATCCTTTTGTTCTCTCAAGAGAATTATTATTATCAAACTGATTTTACTATCGAGGAGTTCGCGGAACGCAGATCGCGAGTTTTTGATAAAATTGGAAATCACTCCTTGGCACTTATCCAAGGCGGAACTGCTGTTCGTGGATTTGAAGTCTTTCGTCAATCCAATGAATTCTACTATCTATGCGGATTGGAAACCCCACATTCCTATTTGCTAATGGATGGAAGGAATCGGCGATCGACCTTGTATTTGCCCCATCGCGATGAAGCTCGTGAGCGCAATGAAGGTAAAGTTCTTTCAGCGGAAGATGTTAAATTGGTGAAAGAATTGACTGGCGTCGATGCGGTTTATGGTTCAGACTTAATGGCCAGACATTTCACAGGTTTTCTGATAAGGGCACCGTTTCCATCAGTATATACGCCTTTCAGTCC from candidate division KSB1 bacterium harbors:
- a CDS encoding aminotransferase class III-fold pyridoxal phosphate-dependent enzyme, whose amino-acid sequence is MNSQEMIELCQKHTIYEWSSIESVNPIPVAKAQGVYFWTPEGKRFIDFNSQLMCVNIGHAHPKVIKAMKNALDDLIYVYPLTATESRAKLGKKLAQIVPGNINTFFFTVGGAEANENAIRAARLYTGRQKILSRYRSYHGGSHLCMQLTGDPRRIPNEPGTPGIVHVLDPQPYNYSFGNSEEEITKDNLIYLDEVIQYEGPNNIAAMIVETVTGTNGILVPPKGYLQGLHELLNQYDILLICDEIMSGFGRTGKMFAFEHFGIIPDIVTMAKGLTSAYIPLGCVGVSDAIADHFRKNVFWGGLTYNSHPLALNTAMAVIEVIQEEDLAENAARLGKIMRDEMDRLTRKHPSVKEGRCIGLFGMIDIQKNASGELIAPYNGTSEPMKKLANFFREEGLFTFLRWASFMCNPPLCITEKQLLEGFEIIDRGLDLTDQAFEG